The following proteins are encoded in a genomic region of Oryza brachyantha chromosome 11, ObraRS2, whole genome shotgun sequence:
- the LOC102717938 gene encoding uncharacterized protein LOC102717938: protein MASQTIKTQRAGAEVVNGDTAGKKRSIELLQELGLPKGLFPLDDIEEFGYNSASGFMWILHRKKKEHTFKKIKQTVSYATEVTALVEKGKLKKIAGVKTKELMLWLSVVEVYVEESSAGKITFKTGTGLSDSFDASAFEHDV, encoded by the coding sequence ATGGCATCACAAACCATCAAAACCCAGCGTGCCGGTGCGGAGGTCGTCAATGGTGATACCGCCGGCAAGAAGAGGTCCATTGAGCTGCTCCAGGAGCTCGGCCTTCCCAAGGGCCTGTTCCCCTTGGACGACATTGAGGAGTTCGGCTACAACAGTGCGAGCGGTTTCATGTGGATTCTCCataggaagaagaaggaacATACCTTCAAGAAGATCAAGCAGACCGTCTCCTATGCCACCGAGGTGACTGCTCTCGTCGAAAAGGGTAAGCTGAAGAAGATTGCAGGGGTGAAGACCAAGGAGCTGATGCTGTGGCTCAGTGTTGTTGAGGTCTATGTTGAGGAGTCATCTGCTGGGAAGATCACCTTCAAGACCGGAACTGGTCTCTCTGATAGCTTTGATGCGTCAGCCTTTGAGCATGATGTGTAG
- the LOC102711484 gene encoding uncharacterized protein LOC102711484, translated as MDGSISAGDALPWQPWKNISAEMLGRVLGNMPSLADRVRARSVCRSWRDAAATQRLPLPLPMLVFSRFSFACFASFSPTMEITEFSSIPLCKDATIFWVGSFDEWLVGMRRSSERKADGHCFLVNAFSRETIRLPHPRAFHLLGHSCKALPIVNTSHPIHINVHAPEYPIHFRKVILSAPPASGAMCIVAAISHNTLALWHPGMSSWSVCRSIRINVSADIAFYQGRIYMVSANPTGLLILFFELEEVDDRVTVSYAEQCVTEPLPLVKGCLVHQCCIVEWHGKLVLIIMFADCDVLKITIRKIGIYPLDFSTNPHSFTEINSLDGDCLFISSCSSKSFPACQYDGANGDFVYFVSNYNQQTTSSDPSFDVLVYNVRDAKMIEFPVLVPKDNSWPFLDNLLWLFPPK; from the exons ATGGACGGTAGCATCTCAG CAGGTGACGCGCTGCCGTGGCAGCCGTGGAAGAACATCTCGGCGGAAATGCTCGGCCGCGTGCTCGGCAACATGCCGAGCCTCGCTGACCGTGTCAGGGCGCGCTCCGTCTGCCGCTCGTGGCGCGACGCCGCGGCCACCCAGCGCCTGCCGCTGCCCCTCCCTATGCTCGTGTTCTCCCGGTTCAGCTTCGCCTGCTTCGCAAGCTTCTCCCCCACCATGGAGATCACCGAATTCAGCAGCATCCCGTTGTGCAAGGACGCGACCATCTTCTGGGTTGGATCGTTCGACGAGTGGCTGGTGGGGATGCGACGCAGCAGCGAACGCAAGGCCGACGGCCATTGCTTCCTGGTGAATGCCTTCTCCCGGGAGACGATCCGCCTACCACATCCGCGTGCTTTCCATTTATTGGGTCACTCCTGCAAGGCTCTTCCTATAGTCAATACCTCACATCCAATTCATATCAATGTCCATGCACCAGAGTACCCGATTCATTTCAGAAAGGTGATCTTATCTGCTCCGCCTGCCTCTGGCGCAATGTGCATTGTGGCTGCCATTTCTCATAATACCCTTGCTCTCTGGCACCCTGGGATGAGTTCATGGTCCGTGTGCCGAAGCATTAGAATCAATGTTTCAGCTGATATTGCCTTCTACCAGGGGAGGATCTACATGGTCTCTGCAAATCCAACGGGCCTGCTCATCCTGTTCTTTGAGCTTGAAGAGGTTGACGACAGAGTTACGGTCTCATATGCTGAACAGTGTGTTACAGAGCCGCTACCCCTAGTGAAGGGTTGTCTGGTACATCAGTGCTGCATTGTAGAATGGCATGGGAAACTAGTGCTGATCATAATGTTTGCTGATTGTGACGTCCTAAAAATAACTATTAGGAAAATTGGGATATATCCTCTGGACTTCAGCACAAACCCTCACAGCTTCACTGAGATCAACAGCTTGGATGGTGATTGTCTCTTCATCAGTTCGTGCAGCAGCAAGTCCTTTCCTGCTTGTCAGTATGATGGAGCCAATGGTGATTTCGTCTACTTCGTTAGCAACTATAACCAACAGACTACCAGTTCTGATCCTTCTTTTGATGTACTTGTGTACAATGTGAGAGATGCTAAAATGATAGAATTCCCTGTTTTGGTACCTAAGGACAACTCTTGGCCATTCTTGGACAACCTGTTGTGGCTCTTTCCACCGAAATGA